A window of Acidobacteriota bacterium genomic DNA:
GCGAGGAGAGGCAGGCGGCCGCCGGCTTGTCCCACGTGCGGAGCCCGAGGTGCCGGCTGATCTCGCGGACATCCGCCTTCGACACCCCCGCGTCGAGCAGCGGGGCGATCGCGCCGGCCTCGCGGGCCGCGTCCATCCCGGGACGGAAATCGCCGAGATCGTCGGTCACCGCCCCGTAGGCCATCACCGGGATCCCGAGCCGCTCGGACTGCTGCTTGAGGATCCGGAAGAGCTCGGACTTGCAGAAATAACAGCGTCGGGGCGAATTCTCCGCGTACCCCTCGATCGACATCTCCTGCGAATCGATGAGGAGGTGCCGGACGCCGATCTCGCGAGCGAGCGCGGTGGCATCCTCGACCTCGCTCGCCGGTATCGAGGGGGAGACGGCGGTGACGGCGACGACGCGGCCGGGGAAGACCCCCTCCGCCACCCGGACGAGAAGCGTGCTGTCGGCGCCCCCTGAAAAGCCGACGATCATCGGGCCCGCGGAGGCGATGTTCCGGCGGAGACGCTCGTAGGCGACCGCGGCGCGGGGCGTCAGGGCATTGGCTTCGGCGGATGGCGTGGGGGTCACGGAGATCTCCAAGACTCGCGCGTTCGTCAGCGACGGGAACCCCGTGAGCCTAGGGACCCCGCCCGTCGGGTGTCAAGCTACCAGAGTTTCGATTGGCCCCTGGTGCCACACCCCTCCGTCGTGATGCCGAGGTGGCGGGCGGCGCTCTCCGTCGTCTGCCGGCCGCGTGGGGTCCGATCGAGGAACCCGATCTGCATCAGGTACGGCTCGACCACCTCCTCGAGAGTGTCGGGCTCCTCCCCGATCGCGGCTGAAATCGTGGCGAGCCCCACGGGGCCGCCTCCGAACTTCTCGAGGATCAGACGAAGGACGCGGCGGTCGGTGTCGTCGAGGCCGTAGGCGTCGACGGCGAGACGCTCGAGCGCCTCGGAGGCGACGATCGTCGAGACGATGTCGGCGCCGGCCACCTGGGCGAAATCGCGGACCCGGCGGAGAAGGCGGTTGGCGACGCGCGGAGTGCCCCGGGATCGTCTCGCGATCTCCATGGCCCCGCCGCCGTCCACGCGGA
This region includes:
- the larE gene encoding ATP-dependent sacrificial sulfur transferase LarE, whose protein sequence is MIVGFSGGADSTLLVRVAEGVFPGRVVAVTAVSPSIPASEVEDATALAREIGVRHLLIDSQEMSIEGYAENSPRRCYFCKSELFRILKQQSERLGIPVMAYGAVTDDLGDFRPGMDAAREAGAIAPLLDAGVSKADVREISRHLGLRTWDKPAAACLSSRIPFGTRIDATLLSRVERAEAALRAEGFRQVRVRDHGEIARVECLPGDFERLLDPQRRERVTAAIRAAGFRFVCADLAGYRSGSLNPPPTRG